The genomic DNA TGTCTACAAAACTTGTGTAGGGTGTCAAGATTGCAGTGGTTCCATGGTGTGATGGTGAGCACTCTGTACTCTGAATCCAGCGATCCGAGTTCAATTCTCGGTGGAACCTGATCTACATTAGGATTACGGAAAAAAGGTCCTTGGACATTCAGTGTGAAAATTGTGCTTTGCTGCGTCCTACCGAGGAGTCAATTGGTCTTGACCTGACCCTGAAAGATCTCCAAATTTGAAAGCATTGACAGAAAGTGAAATGCTTTTGAGTTACATGATGGATGCATACTTTGAATTATGTCTTGTACTCACCATAAAAATGAGGGTTCAATGAGATTTGAACCCAGTTTGTTGCAGTTAGAGTCTACAGTGCTCATCATTAAGGGACAAGTATACTCCATCAGAAGTTCTGGTCGGACTGTCGACTAGCTTCAGAAACCATCTCCTCCCACAGCTTTCCGACGTCGGATGCGGGTGGGGCCAGAGTCCAATCACCATTTGTGTTTAGAAACAACACAGGAGGCTGTGTTGGTGAGAGCAACGGCATGATATCTGATACAAGACATCATGTTGGAGTAACAAAATGTATGCTTTGAAAGGTTTATCAGATGACAAAACACCTCCACAACAGTTTCTAATACTCAGAGACAGGATTTTACAACCCTGGAACTTTATTACGGCAGCAACTATTTCATGTTTCGTCACAATGGGTGCGAAGTAAACAGTATAAATATGGCCTTGATGTTACAAAATGATCTACCAGGGATGTGCGCTTGCATGAATGTTCAACACAGTACCTCACCGGATGACGCTGCATTATGCCAAAAGTTGAGCCATGATATATCATGGCAGAGTGTACCATAATGTACTATTTCATGACATATTTAATGTACTATatcatgtgatttaaaaaaaaattcaatcaaAGACGGCACTTTTTCCGTCAGGATGGCTgagcggtctaaggcgctgCGTTCAGGTCGCAGTCTCCTCTGGAGGCttgggttcgaatcccacttCTGACAGCAAGTGTTTTTCGCTGGAACCGGGGCCTGTATCATGCAACTAGGAAATAAAAGTCAACAATTCTGTCTAAGTTTGGGGGGTCACGTGTGTGACAAAATACTGTATTAGTacatcagcagcagcttttTTAAGCCTCTTTATTGTCAACCAGTGTGAAGTTACCATGTCTTTGTATACAGTTGGAATCTGTGTTGAAGTCTTTCAAAAAGATGTCTTCAGTTGCCACTTGCCACATCCTCTGTGTACGTTTATCTTACTCAATTACATAAGTTTGCCTGTAAAGGTTCCTTGTTCATGTTATCTTCTATTTTATTGTACTATACCTTCTTGTCTGCATAGAAAACAGACATTGTGATGTCCTTGGACATTCAGAGTGAAAACAGTGCTTTGCTGCGTCCAACCAAGGAATCAATTGGTCTTGACCTGACCCTGAAAGATCTCCAAATTTGAAAGCATTGACAGaaagtgaaatgtttttgaGTTACATGATGGATGCATACTTAGAATTTTGTCTTGTACTCACCATAAAAATGAGGGTTCAATGAGATTTGAACCCtggtttatattatataataataataataatattatgacttcattctcataatattacgactttcttttctcaaaagcttatgactttatcctcggaatattatgactttattctcgagatctcagatttatttcttttcctcaatgtggccctaatactttgTCGTATCGTCGTactatagacctacaacaatgattaaaaaaaatgaaaatgtaaacaaaaaacagttattaatttccaattgtataaatccacagggattcactggagaggggctggagagacgcatgtggcctcagagctgcaggttgcctAAAGATAAAGACCCCTGTGTAACAGTCTTACCGGAAGTCAGTCAGCCAGCTATTTCCGCTTCCTGTCTAGAGATCCGCTGAACTACATCACATCATGTAAGCATTAACAGTTTAAAGAGAATATACGTATCTTTGCGAAGATGTTCGGTTTAATAAAAGAGAATCTGCGTTTTACTGCGTATTAACTGTTCATGAAGTGAATGTAATGTACATAACGAGACAGTAATACATGTGTATAACGGGGCTTCAGCTCTGCTACCGGTAGCTACCGTGAGCTACCGGGGCTAATGATCCAGATAGcagctagctggctagctaacgtcgATGTGTGCAGCTCTATATACGAGCACGGTCAGTCTCATTGTGATGCATCATCGTGTGTGATGAAGTCCTGCTGAGCTGCTAACGATAGATGAGATGTTCTTGCAGGTTGAAGTCAAACGTAGAAACCATTAAAAGAAGTGCAGTTTGAAGCGTCTAAAACGCCTCAACACATATTAGCAACATCCTCAATAAGCTGCGCAGCCAAGTTAACGTTAACTACTGGCATGCATTACCTAGGTTATGTATGCCAGCTTGGTGAAAccatgtatatgtatgtatatatatacatacatatatacatgtatatatgtatgtatgtatatatatatgtatatatgtatgtatatatatacatatatacatacatatatatatacatacatatatacatgtatatatgtatgtatatatgtatatatatacatatatgtatatatatacatatatatatatatacatatatgtatatatatacacacatatatatgtatgtatatatatacatacatatatacatgtatatatgtatgtatgtatatatatatgtatatatgtatgtatatatatacatatatacatacatatatatatatatatgcatatgcacatgtatatatatgtatgtatgtacatacatatatatatgtatgtacatacatatatatatatacatatatatatatatatatgtatatatatatgtgtatatatatacatatatatatatatatatatatatgtatatatatatgtgtatatatatacatatatatatatgtatatatatatatatatatatacatatatatgtgtgtatatatatacatatatgtatatatatatgtatatatatacatatatgtatatatatacatatatgtatatatatacatatatatacatatatgtatatgtatatatatatgtatatatatacatatatatatatatatatgtatatatatacatatatatatatatatgtatatatatacatatatatatatatatgtatatatatacatatatatatatgtacatatatatgtatatatatacatatatatgtatatatatacatatatatatatatatgtatatatatacatatatatatatgtatatatatacatatatacatatatatgtacatatatatatatatatgtacatatatatatgtacatatacatacatacatatatacatgtatatatatgtgtatatatatatgtatatatatatatacatatatatgtatatatatatgtatatatatatgtatatatatacatatatatgtatatatatatatatgtatatatatatatgtatatatatatatgtatatatgtatatatatacatatatatacatatatatatatatatatatacacatatatgtgtgtatatatatatatatatatatatgtgtatatatatatatatatatatatgtgtgtatatatatatatatatatgtatatatatatatataatatgtgtgtatatatatatatatatatgtatatatatatatatacacacacatatatacatgtatatatatatgtatgtatgtgtatatatatgtatgtatgtatgtgtatatatgtatgtatgtatgtgtatatatatatatatgtatgtatgtatgtatatatatatgtatatatatatatatatgtatatatgtatgtatgtatgtatgtatatatgtatgtatgtatatatatatatgtatgtatatatatgtatgtatgtatatatatatatatgtatgtatatatatatgtatatatatacatatatatatatacatatatatatatatatatatgtatatatatatatatatatatatatgtatatatatacatatatatatatatatatatgtatatatatatatatatatatatgtatatatgtatatatatatatatatatatatatatatatatatatgtatatatatatatatatatatatatgtatatatatacatatatatatatatatatatgtatatatatatatatatatatatgtatatatgtatatatatatatatatatatatatgtatatatatatacatatatatatatgtatatatgtatatatatatatatatatatatgtatatatatatacatatatatatatatatatgtatatatatatgtatatatatacatatatatatatatatatatatgtatatatatacatatatatatatatatatatgtatatatatatatatatatatatatgtatatatatacatatatatatatatatatatgtatatatatatatatatatatatgtatatatgtatatatatatatatatatatatgtatatatatatacatatatatatatgtatatatgtatatatatatatatatatatatgtatatatatatacatatatatatatatatatgtatatatatatgtatatatatacatatatatatatatatatatatgtatatcctCATAGTTTCATCAGCTCGGCTCACAGTTTGAGTTCTTTGTGTAATAGTAATAGAtgcatgttgtttttctgtctagTTCATTAATTATGttacatttaaaacataaatataataaactatttACTCACTTCTAAGTGTCCCCTTGCAGACACCCTTTACTTAAACAACATCAGGCTATCTGTCTGAATTagtaaatcatttatttatttataaatagaattatgaaataaaaccaatataaaagataaatactGTTAAGCCAGATGATGATGGCAGTCCGATGTGTGTCACAGAATATGCTTGTCTATTACAGAGTCAGCTCCTGTAATATGCCAGTGACTAAGATGCTCTACAGATACAAATTGTATTGCCAAAAAGCCTACTTAATACTCAGCTCGGCTCACAGTTTGAGTTCTTTGTGACAAGTAATAgatgcaatgttttttttctgtctagtTAATTAATtctattacatttaaaatacatacataaataaactatTTAGTCACTTCTCAGTGTCACGTTGCAAACACCCTTAAACATCAGGCTATCCGTCTGAAttagtaaattatttatttataaatagaattatgaaataaaaccaatataaacaataaatactCTTAAGCCAGATGATGATGGCAGTCCGATGTGTGTCACAGAATATGCTTGTCTATTACAGAGTCAGCTCCTGTAATATGCCAGTGACTAAGATGCTGTACAGATCCAAATTGCATTGCCAAAAAGCCTACTTAATACTCTGTCCCAATGATAATTATTTTCAAGTTTATCTTAATATAATACTCACATGCCCATATGTAGAGTTATTAGTcactgtaatcattcctccttcCCATACTGTCTGTAAAGAGAATCCCTTCGAagtgcagatggatggataaattGTCCTTGTGCAGACTAGCATTTTAGATTCTGTTTAAGTTACACAGACGGAAGAATGACATTACCCTTTAGGATGATAAACCTGCCCATGTATATTATGTCACTGTAAATAGtcttgtaaatgttttttttactgaaatagATATTTGATCCCTGTCTCAGCAGAATGCCAAAATCAAAGGAAGTGCTGTCCTCCACATCTGGAAGTGACTCCGACAGTGAAGTAGAGACTAAGGTTTGTGCTTTAATACTAACTTCTGATCTGTTTACTCTTCCGTGTATTTTGAATATGTCTTTGCATTACAAATAAAGCACTGAAAAGCATTTtgagatggacagagaatgtTCGGCTACTGACAGTTTGCGCACTTCAAGGCTAGATGGCAGTGTTGTACTCAAGAACCCCTAAACCGAGATCAAGTCATGAACAGGACCAGACCAGTGCGAGtcccacactgcatgacacacttACGACAAAAAAGGGAACATCTAAACCATAGTCACTCCTCTaattgatctgaaagatccacattcccataaaaaaTAGAACTGAAGATTCCTCTTCGCTCACCTCTTTTAttgccatatactgtatatatgtgtgtatgtataagtgtaccatgagaaatgtcttgataaaataatcaaaaggcgTTGCAGAGCCGTCTCAGTCAGCGTCGCATTGCAGAATTTACATACtactgtgtgttttcttttggaCACTGTTTTGCAGATGAACTCTTTGTGGTTTAGGTTAAGATTTATCTGACATCTCCTCCCAGACAACCACATCTTCTTCTCCTGTCTTCACTTTCTTGGAGTGCGTGTGAAGGAGACGGGGAGTGGTGACAGCCGTTAACAGTAACACAAATTTGAAATTATTAATGAGTCACGTTATTGGTTGTATTTGAAGCAGGAAGTTTTACATCCAATCACAGTAAtgattttaacaaataaatcgGACAATGCACAGGCAATTTAGTGACGTCCCCGCAGTTGTGTTCTTGACcggtcttgaaataaaatccagAGTCAAAGTAAAAATGTGATTGATTTTGTGGCAAGACCGAGACCTCCAAAATGTGGTCTCGAAACGTACACTGCTAGATGGCATGAAGCTTTACTGGTTGAATCACCAGTACAAAAGATGAGCAACTGCTTTAGAAAGCTTTAGAGCTCTGTTCTGAGTGGAACTTTTGTCCgacgccctgtttctatttatttttgtcgCTCGCTTTGAAAGCAATGGACGAGGATGATTTGTGAAGATGAAAATAAGAGTTATCagatacgatacctcctcatttcaccacaaaaagataaataaggtggcagctggctggagggaggcCGCCAGGAGATCGCCTGAAAATGTCCTACTTGCTGTTTgctgtattgtatgtcatttccagtaaatatcacaatatcaaacctgtgttttctgttttaaaagtACAAATGTAGGGAGATAGCCAGCactccagtctgatctcgagcGCACAGCTGATGGGTACTGGTTTGTTTACGTGACGTGACGTAACGCTTGCTGTTAGGACACGGTCGAGTTCTCTCCATCATTACGGTGGTTGTTGAATTATTCATCGTTCAGCTTGATCTAAcgtcatattttattttcagtctAATGAAAAGTGACGTGCGACTCCCGTCATGCGGTGCACTCAAGTGTGCGCGAGGCAGACAGCCGTGGTAgtgctgccttttttttttcacaatcaaatattaattttcatattcaaatatctgtttgtttgttttttttacttacttcaaatgtatattttaatttacaatatttgttgacagccctaatatttataaCTAGGAATTTTTTGAAACTGcttttttccctgtttttttttattattcatataaTTTTTCTCCAAATCTGCTGATAATAACTTCTGCTGTACTATTCTTTACTATTCCACTCTATCTATACAAGTTAGCCCTGGACTGTAAATCGCGCAATTTAATAATCTATGGTATAAGGACAGTATGTGGAGCAAGAAtttgaaaagtaattttttttttaggcaaaGAGAAAGAAGTCAAGTGCACCAGAGAAACCAGCCAAGAAACCAAAGAGCGGAGAGAGCTCCAAGCCAGGTGGATCATCCAAGGGCAACAGTAATGAGGACGACAACATGTTCCAGGTATACTGTAGTTAAAGCTGTTGAGATGGAACATTTTAAACTCAACAGAAATTGCATCAAATGTGTACTccttaattattttatattcaacAGATCCATTTTAAATGTAGGTGATGGATATGAGTATGTCACATTCATGAATACTTAAATAGACTAGAAGATCagattctgttttaatttggttGTAGTTCCCTATTACACAAGCTTCTCATATATGAACAGCGCAATGTTTAGTCAGGCTATTCTATTTTACTGTTGTTAATAATACTTATATActtaatactacaatactagtATTGTAAAGGCCATTAAATGTACTTTAATGTACTGAGAAAAGTCTAGTTGACAGTTTGCTTCTTACAGATTGGAAAGATGAGATATGTCAGCGTCAGGAACTTCAAAGGTAAAGTCCTGATCGACATCAGAGAGTACTGGATGAACCCAGATGGGGAGATGAAGCCTGGCAAGAAAGGTAATCACATCTGTCAGCCCTGCATATGCTGTACATGTGTTTTTATGATTCAGTAATCTACATGCGGTACATATTTATCTGTAAAAAACTGGTTTGCAGTTGTGGTGTATAGGACACAGTTTGAACCTCTGTTTTACATTTCTTGTACTGTAGGTATCTCCCTGAATCCTGAACAATGGACCCAACTGAAGGACCAGATTTCAGAAATCGACGATGCCATGAAGAGAATATAAGCATTCCTTTTAATGTTATCTGTTGAACTACTTGCGTTAAACTAGCTAATCAGTTTTGTAAAAAGCCTTGGATTGTTTTCTAATGGACTTGATTAGATTGTAGTTGTATGGATCTAGTGTCGTCCGCATACTCTGGTTTTCTGTGTGAAATTTAATTTTTGAGCCGTCGAAGTATAGTGTGGGCGGCGGCTGAGTAGGTGGTGGATCATTACAGTCGGTGGGTAGAGTGTATGAATACACTGATGTTTTTGTATTGAATGATAAAAACGAGGCACTAGCTTAATATTGTTGTTCTATGTGTAAGTTTGTGTTCACAGTTTCACTGtcgtgtaattttttttttgtttgatctgACTTTTGTAATCCGTAGCACCCCAACATCAGTGCTCGTCATTTCTGAAAGCTGAGTCCACTCTGTCATGTAGTACCTGGTAGATTCATTGTGAACCATGGGTcagcttttaaaaataaatgataccATTAAACAAAttggcaaattaattattgAAAGCGTTGTATCACACTTGTTCAGTTGAATGATGGCTCTGGGGTAGAAGTAATGCCCTGTAGTGCTTTCCAGAtggcagcagagagaagagatggTGGTAGAGGGGTGAGTTGCATCCTTCAGAATGCTGCTGGCTCTGCGGCAGCAGCGTGATCTCAAGATGTCTTCCAGTGAGGGCAGAGGAAGTGCAATTATTTTTCTGGGCTGTGTTTATGACTCTGGAGAGCTGTCTTCTGTCTGCTGCTGAACAGTTGGTATACCAAACCGTAATGTCAGTACACTGCAGTGGTAGAAGGGCACAATGCGCTTCACAAACAGGTTGGTTTTCATATAAATGTCCTTAGGACAGGCGCTGTTTAGCCTTTTACCAGGGCAACGGAGTTGGTTGTCCACCTGACGTCTGGGATTTGTGTTCCTAGAAACTTGAAGTTGCAAAACCTCTCCACTTCTACTCCTGTGATGTTTAGAGGAGAGGGGTTCTCGTGGCGCCTCCTAAaatctatgattttttttttacgttcaGTAATAGTTTTCCGTACACCATCCTGCCAGTTTGCAGATTTAATATTTGTAGGCTATCTCGTCGCCATTCGAGATTAATCCCGCCACTTGTCATCTACAAATTTAATGTGTGTGGGGATGCAGTCATATAGACACATAGCTCAGGTCTATGTATAAGTCTgacatttttaattcatttaacCACGTGTGTCCCATTGAGGTCTATTGCAAGGGGAACTGACCAAGACGGCAGCTTAAAAACCTGCAGACATTCATAAAGCAAGATTACTAGTTAAACCAGGCTTACTTCAGTGaccttattttttaaaaaaaatcttattttcatTCTGTTATATGAAAGATGTTAAAATAAGCCTGACCCAGGGTTATtaaagtaaactaaaactgaagcAAAAATAAGCCGTGGAAAATATTGTTAGTAAACAGaagctaaataaaaactatatcctttaagacaaactaaaactacattTCCTGGCTAAAAAAACATAACGATAAAATTAatgtaaattcatttcagttttagttttttttaactacTGAGAAAAGACAACTCTGGTGATCTTCCAGAAGATAACGCTATGCCACAATTGCATCACATCAGACAGCAGAGCGAAGATTAAACATTTAACAATATGGTCATTCCTACAGTCTCCAACCAtgcattttgtatgtatatgtagctacatacatctgagacattatacctgaccctaacaaaaacaaaactactgttCAACTAagactaaatatataaaaactaaacctttctgaaaacctgaaactaaactaaaacaagCCAAAATTCtctgaaaaataactaaaactgaactgagatgaaataaaaataaaaattcaaaaCTACTATAACCTTGGTCTGACCTCAGTTTCCATGGACACTTACTCTAGACTAGCTTGGTCCCGGTCAGGCTAGTTTTCAAGCTTAGCTTCACCTCTGGCTGAACCAGGGTTACAATCAATCTGTCAGACTAAAATACAGTGTTTTCTCCTCAGTTCCCCCCCAAAGGTTCCTCTTTACTGTGAACAATTTGCAGTTCATATCAATGTCATCACATTTAGACGTTGTGGGCTGCACTTATTACATAATTAAACTGTCAACATGTATGCTTTTCAATGCATTGCATTATATTAAAGCTGATTATCTGGAAATGAAAAATACGAGAGGCAGACAGTCAGTCTGAAGATGTTTAAACGGTATGTCACCAGAGGGAGACTGTTATCGCACTTGTACAAACTAAGAAGCACAATACAACTGATGGAGGGCTTTAGTTTCTGAAAAGTGCTAATTATCAACCTTTCttgcaataaaataaatgacatgATGGGGTCCTATTCAATACTTCGAAGCTGTTAACTAGTATGTTACATTTTATACATCTACATGCTAATTTTCAGCTTCACTAATGAAGACTGTATGTTCACATTACTCACACAGGACTTGAATCCACTGTGTCTGTGTTCCAAAGTCAGTTGCTTAAGCACAAAAACACTACATACAattcacacaaccacacacaagtGGCAGAACACATCAGATCTTTATTGCAAAaggaaacacttcattcaaaaatatacaataatttATCAAAACCCAATTTTGTCACCTTATTGCACACACATGGTTCATACAATCTGATTCAGTTTGAACCAGTTACACACTGCTGTGCTCAAtctaaaacacttttttttatatttctaatGATATAATCTGGgtttgattcttttttttgaGATATTATTAGAGTAAAGTACGTGAATATATTgaccaaacacaacacacaagaCCAGCGGCACACtgatgaaaatatttatttctctcCCCATTGTAAAAACAGTCA from Sebastes fasciatus isolate fSebFas1 chromosome 6, fSebFas1.pri, whole genome shotgun sequence includes the following:
- the sub1b gene encoding SUB1 regulator of transcription b, with the translated sequence MPKSKEVLSSTSGSDSDSEVETKAKRKKSSAPEKPAKKPKSGESSKPGGSSKGNSNEDDNMFQIGKMRYVSVRNFKGKVLIDIREYWMNPDGEMKPGKKGISLNPEQWTQLKDQISEIDDAMKRI